From one Lolium rigidum isolate FL_2022 chromosome 4, APGP_CSIRO_Lrig_0.1, whole genome shotgun sequence genomic stretch:
- the LOC124648806 gene encoding uncharacterized protein LOC124648806 yields the protein MPPRKRKAPAPPRRPPSRLEYQARLDGAWYSVRLVLQGGSLRVMYEEFPEETDEWHDPGSADLASPRGVAALRARFRPVSRPLDDAGCADLRPGQRLCVFCDISDLERKYYDAVLDSVKRAPHDTVDGEERCACRFKVRWTEGPRRGGWAEVGIADVTCVQDSSPVHDPVLTEFLDSVTKSFGSGDATAASQGTGVTSAPGGGEGRPAPL from the exons ATGCCGCCGCGGAAGCGGAAGGCCCCTGCccctccgcgccgcccgccgtcccGCCTGGAGTACCAGGCGCGGCTAGACGGCGCGTGGTACAGCGTGCGCCTGGTGCTGCAGGGGGGCTCGCTGCGCGTCATGTACGAGGAGTTCCCCGAGGAGACGGACGAGTGGCACGACCCAGGCAGCGCCGACCTCGCCTCCCCGCGCGGCGTGGCCGCGCTCCGCGCCAGGTTCCGTCCCGTGAGCCGGCCCCTCGACGACGCCGGCTGCGCCGACCTCCGCCCCGGCCAGCGGCTCTGCGTCTTCTGCGACATCTCCGACCTCGAACGCAAGTACTACGACGCCGTCCTCGATTCC GTAAAAAGGGCGCCTCACGACACGGTGGACGGCGAGGAGCGGTGCGCGTGCCGTTTCAAGGTGCGATGGACGGAGGGGCCGCGCCGCGGTGGCTGGGCGGAGGTCGGCATCGCGGATGTCACCTGCGTGCAGGACTCCTCGCCGGTCCACGACCCGGTGCTGACCGAGTTCCTGGACTCTGTCACAAAGTCCTTCGGCAGCGGggacgcgacggcggcgtctcagggGACCGGGGTCACGTCGGcgccgggcggcggcgagggcagaCCTGCGCCGTTATAG